The DNA segment GGAGTTCTTTACTCATAGGGAGTGATGGTTTTTATGGCGGGATAGTGAGGGGAAAGGGGCCACGAGGACAATGATAGGTGAGTGAGGTGGGTCATATATGGTGTTGCGTTGTATGGTTGGATGCCGTATTATAATGTCAACATGTCATGGTGAATTGAAGATGAAGGTTCCAGGCGCTCATGGAATGGCATGTCGGGGGAAAAGGTTGGAGCTTTTAATTGATTCAGATTTACAAGCCatagattgattgattgcagagatgcagcagcagaagcaccTACTAGCAGAGAAAGGTGAAAGTGTTACAAACTTGCAATAGCCATGTGGTATTGTGGTCTACTGGCAGGCTGTACAATAGAATCAGGATGTGATGAGTCTCTAAGTCCAAGGGCATCTCAATTAGCATCTTTTACACATgatacttttctattttaggtTCAGGTTGCAAGATAAATTACCACGGGAATCACACTACAGACAAATGGGAGCTTTGCTGTCAAGGTTCCCTCGGTCAGCTGCCTATATAGTAAACTCTCCAATAATATAGTACTAGCTGAATAGGAACGATCCCTATCCGGTATTCACCATGTAACACGTGGATTTGTACGTTTTCTCCATCCATCGATTGCTCTTAAAAGGACGAAAACGAAGGACAATGCACGGTGAGCCACATGAGCTTCAAGCCTTTCAACATGTTCTGCAATTAAGCGTGTTTTATTTTTAACCTAGAACAGAACTGGATTTCAAGTTAACTGAAGCTTGCAGAAGTTCAACTGAAAGCCGGTGCTTCGTTTCAGAAGCAATTCAATATCCATTTCAGTTGCTCCAAACGAGATACTCGTTGGgcgtacaaaataaaaaaaccctATGAATCATACAACGATAGTTGGTTGCTTGGTGTTATGTTATTCAAGTAAGAGCAAGTATATCATGCTTTCCATGAGGGCATGGACTAGCATAATGCCCTACAATATTCGATTTCGAGCCATATCCTCAAGGGCCAAATCGGCAAGAGGCCCAAAGATCCTCTCAAGTCTCAAATATAGACCCGTGTTACCCAAAGAGCTCAGAACAACATAGGTGCAAACGTGCAAGGGCAAAAATTGACCAGCAACAAAATGCCACAAATTATGCTCAGTGAGGccacatttttttagaaaacagaAACACGATTCAAGTGCCTAATTCTCATAGTGGGAACAGAACAATATACTGCTAGTACACAATTTACTTCACTTGATTTCTTTTCATGCTTCTCAGCTAGTTTTTCAATTAATACATCCAAGGGTAGTTGCAAACATAAGCTAGCCAAACCCGAGAAAACAAAACTACGAGAAAGCTACAAGGTGGCATTTGACCAAACAATATAACATATGTAAACAACAAAGGAGGCCATGGTAGCCATCTAAATTAAACACAAAATTAAATTATGTACCTGCGTAATGCATAACTAGAGATTAATGCCGAGTTGCTGACTCAAATACCAGCTTGCTCCCGAGAAGAACATCAGCATTTCATGTGTATAGAAACAAGTGACACACACATGTCCAGGCTACTTGGGGAAAAAAACAGAAGTTAGAACttaaacaaataaaattgccCAATAATAGCACCACCACGTACAGTATGGAAGTAAATACTTACAGTGAGTGTTACACCTATGCGATAAAAGAGAAATTAGTCACCGGCGTttctctttagacttaacagTGGCCCACTGAAAGTGACCACAATTTGCTTCTTGGTTTGATGCAGGTCCCTGTCATAGACAATACATGGTGGTTACAGCACAATGCCAATGCTTTTCATCCTCTGTCAATATGAACTACCTTTATGATTGTTCCTCGGATGTGAATTGAGCAGTTGATTCTGAAGTTAAATACCTGAGCACGGGCACAGACATAGAATAGGCGACCAATATTAGAGCCTTTCTTCACAGACCTTGGAATGCAAGGTTCATGGTGTCCTTTGCAGAGTGGTAGGGTCATCTTCATTCTCTGCTGTATTCTTTGCCACTCCAGTGTTGCTTCATTGCATTTATCTGTTGAAAGCGAGCAGGGTACATCTGAGTTACCCTGATCTTTGGTTGCTGGAGTTGTACACTGGATGCTTTCTGGCAGACAGTCATTCTTTGGATCATGTAATTCATCCATACCATGCAAAGTATCTGGTGGAGTAACTATGCTATTGGTACTGCTATCTCCTGGCTTTGACTTTGGTTGTTGAAAAAATGACTTGATCGTAGGTTGGGAAGACAAGTtatgtttgtttttcttgttggaCACAGCCTTGCTGCAAGAAAAGGAAGCTTTTCTACTTTGTGTTGCCAGTAATGCTGCAGTGCTATTATGGGAGTTGCCACTTGAACCTTCATTTAACAATTGATCACGAGTTTTCCGCTTGATGACACTATGAAGGTCGTTACCTTTGGAAAATTTGGCTATATCAGTTGGTGGTTCTTCCTTATATATAGCTTTGCTTTCCAAGCCACCACCACAGCAGCTTTCATCTGCTCTATCCATGGACATGGCATCTTTATGTTCATAAATCATGCCTTTCCTTAGGAATGATACTGCATGTTGGAAAATACAATTGGTCAGCATAATGCGCACACAAACAGTATTACTTCAATATGCACGCAAGTATGTACTCATAACTAAACTATCAAATAAGGCCAGGAGCGGCTGCCTTCACAAGTTATATGCTATAATGCTATAATAAACATTAAAAGCCTATATTACTTAAGTAGGAACACAAAAGGTTGCTCACCTATGCTCTGTTGCCGTCCACGGATTTCAGGAAGATATCTAGCAGCTGATGAAGGAGTGTTATGAACTGGAAGTTCAGGTATCTCATTCAGCACAATATAAACTGGAATATGATCTGATCCTTCTAGCTTACTACTTCTCCCTCCTTTCCACCTGTGGACAATGTAATATAGTAAATAATTCTAATGTGTCACTGCAAATCCTGCAAAGAAAACTTTCGACCATTCTATACATTGACATATTTTCGCTATTCCCTCTTCTGAAATGATCCATAATTTCACATTCTTCCACATGGCAGGGAAAGATGCTGTGGTCATCCACAGAACCGCAGTGATGGAAGCAGGCACCAGAAATGAGAATGTGATCAATTCTAGAACCATAATTGTATACTTCAGCTCCAACTTTTTGATTAAAACAGGTATAAGCTCCCACTCTGCATAAGAAAAAGCAGCAAGGTTAGAATATCAAGGTACATGGTTAGCAAGTAATTCTGTGTCTGCTATAGTTGTTAATCTTataaagagaaaagataaatatttgTTCCATTTAACAAATTCAAGGCATGCTTTCTAAGCCTCAATAATGGGCCGCATACAGAGTAGGTCTTAAGTTTCAGAAGAAATTGATTAACATTAACAGGGAAATACACACCTACCCTGTAGGCATGGAGTAACTGGAACTATAACAAAAACTAAAATAGGTTGGATAAGCACACAAGCATGGAACAAAGAAAGAGAGCTTTCAATACCTTTCAGGGTGTTTTGATCGGAAAGCATCAAAAAATGGACCTCCATGTTCTCTCAGCATGGATCTCAACCATTTCCGAAACCTTGAATTAGGGAAAGGGTAATGAAGTAATTTGTCATTCCCCAGTGGCTTCATGTTAGAGTACTCTAAAGAGAGgataaaataaatgattgaTGTATTATCAAGCACATCATCAGACTAGCGAACTCATCACAAGTGGAAGGTCAAGTTCAAAAAATTTCAAGCTTCACTTATCAACAATTTCTACTGAACTTTCAGCCTTAGTGCTGCAAGATGCATTACGTCATTATAGGTGAAAGCAGAGGCAGCTCTAAGTTCACGTGGCCTGTGCATGGAACTTCACTTGAAATGCTAAAGTTTTGCTTCTCATATGATGTTGCCTCACTGACCTTGACAGCCCTCAACAGCAGATTGTTCTTACAGAGAAAAGTATCACCAGATCATGTTAAATGGAATTTTCCTATGAAACGAATTGATATATTTAGTAATAGTGCTGAGGTTTTCAGTTTATTTTCATGTCTTAAAATCATGCAAGTTCAGCAAAACTTTGACTTGAGATTCCAAAACGGTCCAAGTAAATCTtactaaaaaggaaaaggaaatgagCTTACGTTTGCTTCTCGAATCCAGGTTGGGCATCACACCTATCTATTGAAGAAGGTGCAATATTCAAATCACCAACAACGAAAACTCTTTTCCCAAGAGCCAACAAATGTTCCCATCTTCTCTAGAAGATATGAGATGAAGACAGTATAAATAACAGTCCTTTAACTAAGCTATTAACAGTTATTTAACGAAGACACAGGAGGGGTGCACATTTTGcactaaaaagaaataaaatcagAGTAAGTCAGTAAACAAGCTATTATCATTGGCAGAAATCAATCAATCGTGAAACTATTCCTCAAAAATTTACTGACTGACTGAGATGCACATGAAGTACCTGTAGTATCTTGTAAAATAGTAGCTTAAAGCGAACTCGTTCTATATCATCTTCTTCAACAGCTGGGccatatatattaaaaagaactGCAGAAATGGTGCAGTAAATATCATCAAATAAAGAGAAGAAATCAAATGTGCAACGAATAAACATCAACATGCTGAATGCTACTTATGCTGTCTATATTTCAAGGGGACAGAACAAGAGACCAACCAAAATGTCCATGATCTGTAATTACACAACGTCCTTCATTGTCCACCTTGAGCAGCTCTTCTTTTGTTACTTCACCAAGACCTTCCTCTTCCACAGGAGTTACAAGAACAAAATCCCCAATAGTTTCACTGTTCTTTGCAGTCTCTTGCAATCCAGTAAAGCCTTCCTCAGCTGCTACTGGTAAAGCAACCTCTTGACTGGAAAAGGCTGATGTTACCCGGCAAAACGTGGCAACACCTACAATAGAGTTAAGTACAGAAACTTACACTTCGTGACACAACATTCAAAGTAAATTAACCAATAGATTGAATGATTGAAAAACAACTTCAACTAATAGTGCGTTGCTAAAAGACCCCCACCGCAAATCAGTCGATGGGTATTTCCTGGTTAATCTCCAGAAAAACTCACCAGAGTAAGCTCCACGCCCTTTCGATGAACGATTGCATGAAATAAAAGCCTCGTATCCCTCAGCCATGATGACATCCCCCGACAAGTCCTGCCTCGACAATTTTGTCTCCTGAAATACATCACATTAATTTAGTCAGCTCTGCTGAATCGCGGGCTTAACTTACTTCATAGTTCATACAGAAACTGCACGTGTTGGCGTGACTAAACATTTAACAGCAAATGTGCAGCTTCCACCACAGAACAATGCTCATTTATCAGTTCAGAGATAAATAAACAAACGGTACGCGTTCTGAATCTCTATGAAATCAAGCGGCTATGGCAACACAATGCTAATTTAGCACATTTGCGTATTGCTGAACATAACAGTGCGATCGATTACATCATTTGTGGTGACCTACAGTGAGTGAATCACTGAAGTAGTACCCCTCAAACAGCTAGGGTTTATATACATGATGAGATTGCGAGGCATCGGCCAGTGCTGCGGAGTGCGGTGGGGAGGCAGGGGGTGAGCGATTGAGCGGACCTGGAAGCAGATGATGTCGGCGTCGAGggcgtcgaggaggcggcggagcgagcCATGCTGCGCCACCCGCGGCCGCAGCCCGTTCACGTTGTACGTCACTATCTtcaccatccccgccgccgcgaccgcgagGGTTCCCCCAACCCCCCACCCGGACGCCGACCACCGACAGGACGCCACCCGCTTCTGCCGCCGCGACGGAGGCGCCTTCGCGAGTTTGCGGCCTATCTCCGGCCGTCcaagcccgccgccggcgagaggcgACTGCCCGGGGCGGACAGGCGCACCACCACTCACGCCTCACGTCCACCGTCCGATGGAAAAACCAACGCTAAGATCTGTCACTCCTTCATTTGTGCACAGAtctatgccattataatttggTTTAATTGGATCATACTACTGCAACTTcgccaaattaaaaaaatgccactactatttgTCATATCAGCTGGATGCCGTTGGAAATTGGGTTAATTAGATACATGCCATTAAAAATTTTCTGGTTTTCAAATATGCCACTGGTATGTATTTATGTATTTGGAAATATGTCATTATAATTTCACATATATCCAAAAGATACCACTACTTTCCCCTTGGATGCATTTTCAGATAAAATTGGACCAAACTACCCCTttcccccttcttccttcttcccctttctcctccctcttctcttccttctcaGGGGCGAcacggctcgacggcggcggctgcagcggtggcggcgcggcgcggcggcactgcagcggcggcggagcgacgcgacgcggctcgacggcggcagcagcagcagcggcagtgTGACGCGGCTTGTCGGCGGCAgctgcagcgacggcggcgcggcggcacagcggcggcggcggcgcgacgcggctcGGCGGCAGTAGTTGCAGCGGTGGCGGAGCgacgcggctcggcggcggcagcggcggcggcgcgatgtggctcggcggcagcagcagctgcggtggcagcggcagcgacaCAGCGGTGGAGCAAGCTGCAGCGCGCGCCCCGCTGCTGCAgcacgcggcggcgggatggtGGCGCagtgagaagagagagagggtagaagatggggaagagggagagagatagaaGATGAGGGCATTTTTGTCCAATACATGCAAAATACGTATCTCAGTGGCACCACTAAGATTAGAAACAAGTAGCAATGGCATCATTACAAATACGtaaatagtaatggtatatttCAAAACTGGCAAAATTTTAATgtcatggatctaattaacctaATTTCAAAAATCAGAACCATGGCACTCCCGTCACTTTTTCCATCTCATCTCTCACACCGTCTCCATTTTCATCCTCATCCGggagcttggcggcggcgacgaaggagcttggtggcggcgacggcgagggagctCGGCTCGGAGAAATCTTGGGCTTGGTTTCCGGTGGGGCTTCCGGCGCCTTGGCCGGAGGTGGCGGGCGCTTCCGCGGCTGGATAGCTTGGCGACGGCAACGGGCGGCACCGGCAccttctcctgctcctcctcgtcacCGGCGCAGAGGCGTCCGCGCGCGCGAGTTCCACAATGGCAAGTAGCGGCGGCACGCAATGCCGTCGTGGACGCCCAAGCGACGGAGCAAGCAACAACAGTCCCGCATCCAGTTCAAGCCCTCCTCGTCGCTCGAGCGGCCATCGGTATCTGCGAATCTGGTTTTTCCCCAGGAACTGGCCATGGGCCAAGAAGATGGTGATGTTCCCCAACCCGGCGTTCACTGTCCAAGAAGCAGAAGCGGTTCTATAAGACGCGATGGTGACGACCAGCGAGCTCTGTGCGATCAGGGACGGATGGGATGGCCAGCGGTCGTTGATGGGTAGTCTGCTCGGGCGGTGCTCATGGATGGCAACGCCACTACATGCTGCCTGCTCATCGtagtttagttcctgaaaaaagttggaaggtTAAAGAAATTTGAGAGTTTGGAAATAAAGTTGaaggtgtgtttggttgagctgtggcttttgaaaaagtagctgtgggctgtggctttTTGAAAAGTAGCTGTGGAATATGGACTGTGGCTTTTAAAAAAGCTCGTTTGGTTCAACAGCTGTGGCTTTTAAAATAACTAGTCCcgctgacaagcgggccccGCATGCCATACACTCGTTGAAAGAAAATAAGGGGAGAGATggagatggcagcggcggcggcgtcatcggcctcggcggcggcggcggctcggcaagGAGGACGCGCCTCCTCCACGGCCGGCGAAcaaaggggcggcggcgccgggaggaggaggccagtCGGGAAAGGacgggagcggcgccggcgtcagGTTGGCCGGCGTCGGTTAGGGATGGGCGGGGACGGCGTCGGGCGGCGCCGGTCGGGGAAGGGCaagagcggcgccggcgtcgggttGGGCAGCGGAGTCGGCCTCGGTGGCGTCGTCGgcctcgagcggcggcggggagcggcagTGCGCACGGCGTCATCggcctcggtggcggcggcggtggcgccggaggggaggtagatgcgggcggcggtggagtcggcctcgggtggcggcggagtcggcctcgacggcgggcggcggggacaCCGGCACCTCGccgtccatctcctcctcctccccttcgtactcctcttcctccttcctcacctcctcgtcggcggaTCTGGGCCGGCGCGGGACAAGAGGggtggcgacagcggcggcggcggtgacagcgGCTCGTTGAGGAggagtggcggcagcggcatctCGGCGAGGAGGTGCGGTGGCGACGGGGCAAGGAGGAGCGGAGGCAacgagaggggcggcggcggcggcggcgtgtcggcgaggaggagcggcggcggcggcgtctcggcgaggaggagcgacggcggcggcgtctaggcgaggaggagcggcggcgacggcaaagTGAGAAGGAGGAGCGATGCCgatgggagaaaagaaaaggaacacgCAAATTGTTTTTGTGTAATGGCagtggtgggtaatttttttcccccaaaagcaGCTGAAAGCATGGGGGAGGGCTGCTTTTGATTTGTACTACACCAAAAGCTGGCTTTGGATAAAAGCAGCTGTGGCTTTTGAGCCCTTTGGTTGGCTTTTGGCTTTtacaaaagcaaaagcaggttgaaaagcccaaccaaacacaccctatatgtgtaggaaagtttttaatgtgatatgatgtgacgGAAAGTTGGAAATAGGGGGGAAacagggcatgtttagttcgcgaaatgaaaatttttgaatgtcacatcggacgtttaactgaatgtcggaaggggtttttagacaaatgaaaaaactaatttcataactcgcctggaaaccgcgagacgaatcttttgagcctaattactccgccattagcaaatgtggattactgtagcacttgtggctaatcatggactaattagcctaaaaagattcgtctcgcgatttcctccctaact comes from the Oryza glaberrima chromosome 9, OglaRS2, whole genome shotgun sequence genome and includes:
- the LOC127784488 gene encoding DNA-(apurinic or apyrimidinic site) endonuclease 2 isoform X1, with amino-acid sequence MVKIVTYNVNGLRPRVAQHGSLRRLLDALDADIICFQETKLSRQDLSGDVIMAEGYEAFISCNRSSKGRGAYSGVATFCRVTSAFSSQEVALPVAAEEGFTGLQETAKNSETIGDFVLVTPVEEEGLGEVTKEELLKVDNEGRCVITDHGHFVLFNIYGPAVEEDDIERVRFKLLFYKILQRRWEHLLALGKRVFVVGDLNIAPSSIDRCDAQPGFEKQTFRKWLRSMLREHGGPFFDAFRSKHPERVGAYTCFNQKVGAEVYNYGSRIDHILISGACFHHCGSVDDHSIFPCHVEECEIMDHFRRGNSENMSMWKGGRSSKLEGSDHIPVYIVLNEIPELPVHNTPSSAARYLPEIRGRQQSIVSFLRKGMIYEHKDAMSMDRADESCCGGGLESKAIYKEEPPTDIAKFSKGNDLHSVIKRKTRDQLLNEGSSGNSHNSTAALLATQSRKASFSCSKAVSNKKNKHNLSSQPTIKSFFQQPKSKPGDSSTNSIVTPPDTLHGMDELHDPKNDCLPESIQCTTPATKDQGNSDVPCSLSTDKCNEATLEWQRIQQRMKMTLPLCKGHHEPCIPRSVKKGSNIGRLFYVCARAQVFNFRINCSIHIRGTIIKGPASNQEANCGHFQWATVKSKEKRR
- the LOC127784488 gene encoding DNA-(apurinic or apyrimidinic site) endonuclease 2 isoform X2, yielding MVKIVTYNVNGLRPRVAQHGSLRRLLDALDADIICFQETKLSRQDLSGDVIMAEGYEAFISCNRSSKGRGAYSGVATFCRVTSAFSSQEVALPVAAEEGFTGLQETAKNSETIGDFVLVTPVEEEGLGEVTKEELLKVDNEGRCVITDHGHFVLFNIYGPAVEEDDIERVRFKLLFYKILQRRWEHLLALGKRVFVVGDLNIAPSSIDRCDAQPGFEKQTFRKWLRSMLREHGGPFFDAFRSKHPERVGAYTCFNQKVGAEVYNYGSRIDHILISGACFHHCGSVDDHSIFPCHVEECEIMDHFRRGNSENMSMWKGGRSSKLEGSDHIPVYIVLNEIPELPVHNTPSSAARYLPEIRGRQQSIVSFLRKGMIYEHKDAMSMDRADESCCGGGLESKAIYKEEPPTDIAKFSKGNDLHSVIKRKTRDQLLNEGSSGNSHNSTAALLATQSRKASFSCSKAVSNKKNKHNLSSQPTIKSFFQQPKSKPGDSSTNSIVTPPDTLHGMDELHDPKNDCLPESIQCTTPATKDQGNSDVPCSLSTDKCNEATLEWQRIQQRMKMTLPLCKGHHEPCIPRSVKKGSNIGRLFYVCARAQGPASNQEANCGHFQWATVKSKEKRR